A window of Vigna unguiculata cultivar IT97K-499-35 chromosome 4, ASM411807v1, whole genome shotgun sequence contains these coding sequences:
- the LOC114180370 gene encoding uncharacterized protein LOC114180370 produces the protein MWNWLFSREPKPPPQVVLVPPLFDFPPMAARNRMLHSAYDVAFGKIALASLFTDYFHPARHFSTRLMLKPIDDPHVDLIATVTGPLDRKPHDSIMGDALFRWQSDVNDPHTFMDLYVSTSDPILQMRSCAYYPKYGFGAFGVFPLLLRKRVSSQDYGLMGMRYGSGNLSFGVTLMPFALKDEFPKSAWLVSKMGRVTAGVQFEPQKRKAKFSNLKNWSCALGYGIGSGSPLCPSFNFNLELVKSSQFIASFYQHMVVQRRVKNPFEENSVVGITNYIDFGFELLTSVDEAIAASNISDASFQIGASWQANKNFLLKAKAGPRSSSVALAFKSWWKPSFTISISATRDRGDGKMQYGFGIQSESLREASYQRADPNFVMLTPSKEHLAEGIVWETGKRPMFKSDIDAGHFDGLPKELRPTDKIL, from the exons AGGTGGTACTGGTCCCTCCGCTCTTCGACTTCCCTCCCATGGCCGCGCGCAACCGCATGCTTCACTCCGCCTACGACGTCGCTTTTGGAAAGATCGCCCTCGCCTCGCTCTTCACTGACTATTTCCACCCGGCCAGGCACTTCAGCACGCGACTAATGCTCAAACCAATCGACGATCCTCACGTCGATCTCATAGCCACT GTTACAGGTCCTCTCGATCGTAAGCCCCACGACAGCATCATGGGAGATGCGTTGTTTCGCTGGCAAAG TGATGTTAACGATCCTCATACGTTTATGGACCTTTATGTATCCACATCTGATCC GATTTTGCAGATGAGATCGTGTGCTTACTATCCCAAATATGGATTTGGGGCTTTTGGAGTGTTCCCTTTACTATTGAGGAAAAG AGTAAGCTCCCAAGATTATGGCCTGATGGGGATGAGATATGGTTCTGGAAATCTATCCTTTGGAGTCACACTTATGCCTTTTGCCT TGAAAGACGAATTTCCAAAAAGTGCATGGTTGGTAAGCAAGATGGGAAGGGTGACTGCTGGGGTGCAGTTTGAACCGCAAA AACGAAAAGccaagttttcaaatttaaagaaCTGGAGTTGTGCTTTGGGCTATGGTATTGGATCAGGCAGCCCATTGTGTCCATCCTTCAATTTCAACCTTGAGCTTGTCAAAAGCTCTCAG TTTATTGCCTCATTCTATCAACACATGGTTGTTCAAAGAAGG GTGAAGAACCCTTTTGAAGAGAATTCTGTTGTTGGAATTACTAACTACATTGACTTTGGGTTTGAGTTACTAACAAG TGTTGATGAAGCCATAGCAGCAAGCAATATCTCAGACGCCAGCTTTCAAATAGGTGCATCCTGGCAGGCTAATAAAAATTTCTTGCTGAAG GCAAAGGCTGGACCTCGTAGCTCATCTGTGGCACTTGCATTCAAGTCATGGTGGAAACCTTCTTTCACTATCAGTATTTCAG CCACTAGAGATCGTGGTGATGGTAAAATGCAATACGGATTTGGCATCCAAAGTGAGAGCCTCAGAGAAGCCAG TTATCAAAGAGCTGATCCCAATTTTGTGATGCTCACGCCAAGCAAGGAGCACTTAGCAGAGGGCATTGTCTGGGAAACAGGAAAGCGACCTATGTTTAAATCTGACATAGACGCTGGGCATTTTGATGGCTTACCTAAAGAATTACGACCTActgataaaattttgtaa